CGCGAATGGTTGCGACCGTTCGGTCGAGTGCGTCAGCAACCATGGCTGCTCTGCGGGTTCCCGTTGCCTGCGTGGCCCAGCTGGGGATGGGGGTAGTCCGGGTGGTGACAGGCTCCAGTTGCATATCGTCACCGCCTTCGGGGCGGGTCCCTTCACTCGCTAATGCCCAGCGCGCGGCCAGCACGACGACGGGGAGGTCTTCCCTTTTCTGCAATAGCGACAGCACCTGATCATTGAATTGGTCACAGCTGTGCGAGCGGGACTTGTCCGGTCGGTACAGCCCGAGTAACGGTGGGCAGCCGGATTTAAGTGCCGCCATACCGATGGATTTCTTTTCTGTGTGCAGGGGCTCAAAGCCTGGAAGCCAGGCCGCAGCATGAGAATCTCCCCACAAGAAAACGCCGTTTTTTTGTGAGCGATCGAGAGGATCCTGGCCGATCGAGCACAGATTTGCCGCGGGAGATTTCTCCATGCACCGCTCCTGACGGTCGATTCCGCTGAACGCCTGCTGGTAGGTGGCAAGATAAGGATCTGGCAAACGGAGTGGAAAGCCGTCGTAGGTCTTGATGGTCGCGCCGATGCCAACGAGTAACAGGGATGAGACCAAGGAGAACCTTACCAGTTGGGGACGGGATACCCTTAGTACCCGGCCACCGCGAAATGGCTGTTCGATATATTTCCAGCTGGCCCAGGCAATAACCAGGGAAAGCGCCACCGCAAACAGCGCAACAGTTGTCGGGAGGTGGGCGCTGCCTTGCAGCAGGCGCAGGCCCACCAGCACCGGCCAGTGCCAAAGATACAGCGAGTAGGAAATCAGTCCGATACCGACGAGCAGGCGGTTGCCGAGCACCCGGGAAACCCGGTTGCCCGGGGCTTCACCGGCCCATATCAGGGCCACAGCACCCAGTACGGGCAATAGCGCCGCAGTTCCGGGGAAGGGAGTTTGTGAGTCGTACAGGACCACGCCGCTGGTGATCATCAGCAGCCCGGCGAGGGCAATAAACTCGGCCGCAGTGCGCTGCTGCAACTTCGGCAGGGCGCCCATGGCAAGCAGGGCGCCGGCACCCAGTTCCCACATCCGTGCAGGCGTGAGGAAGTAGGCCGCTGTGGGCGCGGTCCGGGTTTGCCACACGGCGAAAAGTAGTGAAGCCACGGTCGCGATGGCGACCCCAGTGAGCATGCGGGCTCGAGGGCCCCGGGCCAACAGGCACAGCAGCAGAGGAAAGCCCAGGTAGAACTGCTCCTCGACCGACAGCGACCAGGTGTGCAACAGCGGCTCCCACTCCGCGGCCGTGCCAAAGTAGTCCTCGGTGCTGCGCAAAAACCAGACGTTGGAAAGAAACAGGACGGCCGCGATCATCGAGCGGCCCAAAGCACCAAAGGCATCTGGCGGCATCAGCAGCCAGCCGGCGACCACGCAGGCCAGCATCATCGCAAACAGTGCGGGCAGGATCCGGCGGGCGCGGCGGTCGTAGAAGCGCGCCAGGGAGAATTCACCGCTGGTGATTTCCCGGATCAGGATGCTGGTGATCAGAAATCCGGATATCACGAAAAATACATCGACGCCGATAAAGCCGCCGGAAAAGCCCGGGAGGCCCGCATGGCCAAGTACTACCGGCAATACTGCCAGAGCCCGCAGGCCGTCGATATCCGGGCGGTAACCATTGATTTGCTTGTTGCCTGCCAATTGAATAATGCCCCGCAAATTCACTTCATTCAGGGTAAAACGGTGCGTCTCTGGCGCCCTTTCGGCACAGACGCGGAGGCGCGTAATTCTACCACCTTGCGGTATGGAAATACGTGCGCCGGGTGACGGGAGTGTGAACCTGTGCAGCTCGCCAGGGGAGGGGGAGGAAGAGGGGGAGAAGGAGAGGGAGAAGGCGCCCTGGGCCTGATGGCGGCCCGGGGCGGGAAGTCACACCTTATACGGCGAAGCTGTCACTCAGTTTCTTCTCCACCAGCACTTTCTTCAGGCGCGCGTACTGCGGAATACCGTTTTTGTAAGGCGGGTAGTCTTCGCCCTGAATCAGGGGCTCGAGATAGTTGCGGCCGGCCTCGGTGATGCCAAAGCCGTCTTCGGCAATAAATTCCGCGGGCATGAACTTCTCGACATTGGCCACTTCGGCCAAGGGTGCCTCGCCAATGGTCCAGCTGTAATCCGCGGTGGTGGTGCCGTTGCGTTCGATGGTGGGCATGATCGCATTCTTGCCGGCAACCGCCGCTTCCACCGCGGCCTTGCCCACGGCGTAGGCCTGCTCCACGTCGGTGGCAGACGCAATGTGGCGCGCGGCCCGCTGCAGGTAGTCGGCCAGGGCCCAGTGGTATTTGAAGCCCAGCTCGTCCTTCACCATTTTCGCCAGGGTGGGCGCGACACCGCCCAGCTGCTTGTGGCCAAAAGCATCCACACTGCCGGCGTCGGCGAGGAAGGTGCCATCGGCGTACTGGGCGCCTTCAGAGGCGACGATCACGCAATAGCCCTTGTCGGCAACGGTCTGCTGTACCTTGGCCAGAAACTTTTCTTTGTCGAAGGCCACTTCCGGCAGCAGGATGATGTGCGGGGCATCGCCTTCCTGTTCCTGGGCCAGGGCGCCGGCGGCGGCAATCCAGCCCGCGTGGCGACCCATCACTTCCACGATGAATACCTTGGTCGAGGTGGCGCACATGGAGGCCACATCGAGGGCGGCTTCCTTGGTGGAAACGGCCACATACTTGGCCACGGAGCCAAAGCCCGGGCTGTTGTCGGTAAACGGCAGGTCGTTGTCCACCGTCTTCGGGATATGAATGGCCTGGATCGGGTAGCCCAGCTTTTCCGACAGCTGGGAGATCTTGAGGCAGGTGTCGGCAGAGTCGCCGCCACCGTTATAGAAGAAGTAGCCGATGTCGTGGGCCTTGAAGACCTCGATCAGGCGCTCGTACTCGGCGCGGTTCTGCTCCAGGCTCTTCAGCTTGTAGCGGCAGGAACCGAAGGCACCGGACGGGGTGTGGCGCAGGGCGGCGATGGTCTCGGTGGATTCCTGGCTGACATCGATCAGCTCTTCCTTGAGGGCACCCACAATACCGTTGAGGCCGGCGTACACCTTGCCAATCTTGTCGCCGTGCTGGCGGGCAGTCTCGATGACTCCGCAGGCGGAGGCGTTGATAACGGCGGTAACGCCGCCGGATTGCGCGTAAAAGGCATTCTTCTTCGACATGTCTATCCTATGGCTTCTCGTCTAAAGTCACCCTCGGCGTGGGGGTGGTGCAGGCGGGTGGCTCTTGACGGCTACCTCACGCGGCGCGAAGTCTAATGTATTCCCATGGCAATTGCATGGAATTGCGGGCCTTCGACACGTACTGTGGCGAAGTGCCGTGATAAGCTTGCGCGGCGCCGGTATTTCAGGCGCTGCGGGCGATCCCTGCCGTTGACAGGGAAGCAAGCAAAAACCGCGCCGAGCCACAGGGTTTGTCGAAAATTTGCCCGCCGTTGGAGAATGATTGCGTGAACAGCCGGTCCGCTGAGAGGCCGGTGCGGGTGGTGGTAATCGCGCGTATTGGTAGTGAACAGAGTGAACAAATTGGCATGCATATTCATATTCTAGGCATCTGCGGCACTTTCATGGGCAGCCTGGCGCAGCTGGCGGTGGCCGAGGGACACAAGGTCACGGGCTCTGATGCCAATGTGTATCCGCCCATGAGCACGCAGCTGGAGCGCGCCGGGATTGCCCTGACCGAGGGCTATGATCCCGCGCAGCTGGATCCGGCACCCGACCTGGTGATTATTGGCAATGCCCTGTCGCGGGGAAACCCTGCGGTAGAGGCCGTTCTGGAGAGGGGCTTGGCGTACACCTCCGGTGCGCAGTGGCTGTGTGATCATTTCCTGGGAGGGCGCTGGGTACTCGCGGTTGCCGGTACCCACGGCAAGACCACCACCGCCAGCATGCTGGCCTGGGTGCTGGACTATGCGGGCATGGACCCGGGGTTCCTGATTGGTGGCGTGCCGCAAAATTTTGATGTGTCGGCGCGCCTGGGCAGCACGCCTTTTTTTGTGGTTGAAGCCGACGAGTACGACACCGCCTTTTTTGACAAGCGCTCCAAGTTTGTCCATTACCGTCCACGCACGCTGGTGATCAACAATCTGGAGTTTGATCACGCGGACATTTTTGAAGATCTGGCCGCGATCCAGAAGCAGTTCCATCACCTGGTGCGTACGGTGCCCGGCAGCGGCCTGGTGATCGCTGCTCAGGAAGATAGCGTGACCCAGGTGCTGGAGCAGGGTTGCTGGAGCGAAGTGCAGCGTTTTGACGTGGCCCAGGGCGAGCGCCCGTGCATGGGAGACTGGTGTGCGGTGAATGTGGCCGCGGACGGCAGTCGCTTCGATGTGCAGCTGCAGGGCAGCACCGTGGGCACCGTGGAGTGGGATCAGACCGGTCTGCACAGCGTCAAGAACGGCCTTGCGGTGATGGCGGCTGCCCGTCATGTCGGGGTCGAGCCGGCGGTGGCCGCCGAGGCACTAGGGAAGTTTGGCGGTGTGAAGCGGCGCATGGAGTGCCTGGGGGAGGTTGAGGGCATACGCCTCTACGATGACTTTGCCCATCATCCCACCGCTATTGAAACCACGCTCAATGGGCTGCGCGCCAAGGTCGGTGGCGATCGAGTCATCGCATTGATTGAACCGCGATCCAACACCATGCGTATGGGGCATCATCAGAATCAGTTGGCGCGCGCCTGCGCGGGGGCAGATCTTGTGCTGTGGTACCAGCCAGAGGGTATGGACTGGTCACTGGACGAAGTGGTCCACCACTCTACGGTGCCGGCGAAGGTTCTCCACAGCATCGACGCTGCGGTAGAATCCGTGCTCGACCTGTCAGGCCCCGGCAGTCACGTGATCGTGATGAGTAACGGTGGCTTTGGTGGTGTGCACCAGCGGCTGCTGCAGGCGCTGCAACAGAAATACGACAACTAACCCCACGTTCGGGCGGACACGGAATCTTTTTTTGGCTGAGCCGATTTTTCCCAAGACAGTAACTCTGGCGATCACCGGTGCCTCCGGCGCCCAGTACGGACTGCGCCTGTTGCAGTGCCTGCTGGCGTCGCGCGTGCGGGTATGGCTGCTTCTTTCCGATGCCGCACGTATTGTGATTGACACGGAAACCAGTGTGTCCCTGCCAGAAGACGAAGCCGATACGGCGCGTTTTCTGGGTGAATTGTACGGCGCCCAGCCGGGGCAGTTGACCCTGTTTGGCAAGCGCGACTGGTTCTCGCCCGTGGCATCTGGCACCGGTGCCGCCAGCAGTCTGGTGATCTGCCCGGCGAGCGGCGGCACCCTGTCGGCGATTGCCTGCGGTGCTTCCAACAACCTGGTTGAGCGTGCGGCGGATGTCGCGCTGAAAGAGCGCCGACAATTGATCCTGGTGCCGCGCGAGGCGCCGTACTCGGAAATTCACCTGGAGAATATGCTGAAGCTCACCCGCATGGGCGCGGTGATCCTGCCGGCGAGCCCGGGCTTCTACCAGAAACCACAATCGGTGGAAGACCTGGTGGACTTTGTAGTGGCCCGCATCCTGAGTCAGCTGGGCATCGAGCAGTCTTTGTTGCCAGCCTGGGGTAACGGCTGAGTGCAACCCGTGATGCAAAAGACGGTCACCATTCATTACTGCGTGCAGTGCAACTGGATGTTGCGCGCCACCTGGATGGCGCAGGAGCTGCTGTACACCTTTGCCGAAGACCTGGAGCAAGTGGTATTGAAGCCCGGTAGTGGCGGTGTCTTTGAAATCCATGTGGGCGACCAGCTGATCTGGGAGCGCAAGCGGGATGGCGGCTTTCCCGGGCCGAAAGCGTTGAAGCAAAAAGTGCGTGACGTACTTTTTCCCGAGCGTGATCTGGGCCATGTGGATAAGCCATCGTGATTTCCCTGAACAAACCTGCACCGTCTCTGGTGCGCATTTTCTAAAACAAAAGCGAATTCATTATGCTGTTGGGCTTGAAGACCTGGTACGAAAAGCTGGTTCTCGGACACCCGAAAATCATACTGGCGCTGGTGGCATTGCTCACCCTGGCGGCTGCCGCGGGCCTGCCGCGCTTTAAGTTGGATGCTTCGGCTGATTCACTGACCCTGGAAACCGACGATTCGCTGGATTTTTTCCGCGAAATATCCGAGCGCTACAACTCCGGGGATTTCCTCGTGGTGACCTATCGCTATAAAGGGGGCGACCTGTTTAGTGACGAGTCACTGGCGACCATGCGGCGCTTGCAGGACGAGCTGGCCATGGTGGAGGGCGTTGCCAGTGTGCAGTCGGTGCTGAACGTGCCGCTGCTGTACAGCCCGAAGCTGTCGATTACCGAAGTGGCCGAGGGGATTCGCACCCTGTCCTCAGCGGATGTAGACCGGGAGCTGGCGCGCCAAGAATTTCTCGAAAGCCCTATTTATAAAGATCTGATCCTGAGTGCCGATGGCGAGACGACCGCCATCATGCTCAACCTGACGCTGGATCAGAAAGGATTGGACCTGGTGCGTGAGCGGGATGCCCTGCGGCGCCAGCGCAATGAATCTGGTCTCGATGCCGCGCAGGCACAACGCCTGGAAGTGGTGTCGGCGGAGTATCTGCAACACCGCACCGCGCAGGAAGATGCCGCGCGTGATCGGGTGCAGGAGGTGCGCGAGATTCTCACCCAGTATGAAGGCAGCGCCGAACTGTTCCTCGGCGGCCTCACCATGATTACCTCGGACATGATCGCGTTTATCCAGAGCGACCTGATGGTGTTCGGTGCCGGTATCCTGATCTTTATCGTGGTGACGCTGCTGCTGATCTTCCGCCAGGCCCGCTGGGTACTGTTGCCCCTGACTACCTGTGTGACCACGGCGGTCATTATGCTCGGCCTGTTGTCCTGGCTCGACTGGCGCCTGACGGTGATCTCCGCCAACTTCGTGGCCCTGCTGCTGATCATTACCCTGGCGATCACCATCCATCTGGCGGTGCGCTACCGGGAGTATTTTGCCGAACACCCGGAGTGGGATCGTTTCCAGCTGGCCTCTGCCACCGTGGCGTTTATGGCAAAGCCCTGCCTGTATACCGGGCTTACGACCATGGTGGCATTTATCTCCCTGGTGGTCAGCGGCATCCGCCCGGTTATCGACTTCGGCTGGATGATGACCATGGGCGTGACCGTGGCACTGGTGCTTTCATTCCTGATCATTCCCGTGAGCCTGATGTTATTGCGCAAGCGCGATGCCGGTCAGGGTGCGGATAATTCGCACGCGTTTACCCAGGTGTTTTCCCGTTTCGCTGAACATCATAAAGGTGTGGTGCTGGGTGTCGCGGTGGTGGCGGCCATTATCAGCGCGGTGGGCATCTCGCGCCTGAAAGTGGAAAACCGCTTTATCGATTACTTCGACGATTCCACCGAGATCCATCAGGGTATGCTGGTGATTGACCAGCGCCTCGGCGGAACCATCAACCTGGATGTAGTATTGAACAAACCGGAGCAGGCCGAACCGGCGTTCGAGGGTGAGGACGATCCCTTTGCGGCGGATTTCTCCAGTGACGATGATACGGCGGCGGAGGCTGAGGCGGATCCATTTGCGGCGGATGACCCATTTGCTGCCGAGGACCCGTTTGCCGCAGACGATCCCTTTGCCGCGAGCGGCAGTGAAAGCCAGGGGCCAGACGCCTACTGGTTTACCGTGGCTGGCCTGAACCAGATCGAGCAGCTGCACGACTTCCTCGAAGCCCAGCCGGAAATCGGCAAGGTTCAGTCACTGGCCACCCTGTACAAAGTGGCCCAGGATCTCAATGACGGCGGCCTCAATGACTTTGAGCTGGCCATTGCCCGCCAGAGCCTGCCGGAGGAAATCAATCAGGTGCTGGTGAACCCCTATTGGTCGCCGCAGGCGCAGCAGGCCAGAATCACCATGCGTGTGATGGAAACCGATCCCAACTTGCGCCGGGACGAACTGATTCGCCGTATTTATACCTACGCGGAAAATGAAATGGGCATCGCGCCGGAAAACATCCGTCAGACCGGTATGCTGGTGCTGTACAACAACATGCTGCAAAGCCTGTTCAAGTCGCAGATTCTCACGTTAGGCGCGGTGTTTGCGGGTATTTTGCTGATGTTCCTGGTGCTGTTCCGCTCGCTGTCGCTGGCGGTGATTGCCCTGGTGCCGAACATGCTGGCAGCCTGTGTGGTGCTCGGCGGGATGGGCCTGGCGAATATCCCGCTGGATATGATGACCATTACCATTGCCGCGATTACCGTGGGTATCGGCGTCGACCACGCGATCCATTACCTTTACCGGTTCCGCGCGGAATTTGCCAAAGATGGCGACTATATTGCGACCATGCACCGCAGCCATGCCACCATCGGGCGCGCGATGTTCTACACCGCCATTACCATCATTGCCGGTTTCTCGATTCTGGCACTGTCCAAGTTTGTGCCGTCCATCTACTTCGGTTTACTGACGGCGCTGGCCATGTCGGCGGCCCTGCTGGGATCCCTGACGCTGCTGCCATTGTTGCTGGTGCTGATCAAGCCGCTGCCCAAGCCGGCGGAGGGCAGCGGGCCGGGAAAGCCCGCAGCGGCCGCTGAGGCCTGTGCCGGCTGAGCGGGCCGATCTGGCGCCACACGATGATGGTTGATTGATTGTTCGGGCCCGGGGGGTTACCTCCGGGCCCGAATTCGTTTTCGCACAGCACTATTGCCTTCTAACCTTATTGGGTAGAGAAGGGTGATTCGTGGCTGGGTGGATCTTGCGGAAATGATGAAGAGCCGTATTGCGATACTGATTCCCGGGATTTTCGACCGGGGCAGGTCGATGCAAAGGATGCAGGGCGCGCTGGAGCGGTCAGGTTTCGTCGCGCGCACCATCCGCTTGCAGACCAACAGTGGCTGGTATGGGATGGAGCCGATGGCGGCACAGTTGCGCGACCTGGTGGAGGAGGTGACCCGCGAGGATGAGAGTTGCGCACTGGTGGGGTTCAGCATGGGGGGGATTGTGGCGCGCTATTACCTGCAGAGACTGGGCGGCGCGGAAAAGGTACACAAGTTTATTGCCCTCTCCAGTCCTCACTTTGGCAGCCTGTGGGCCCACCTGTTGCCCTACAAAGGTGGGCGGCAACTGCGCATCGGCAGTGAATTTCTCAGTAGCCTGAACCGGGATGCCGCAGTGTTGGAAGGCGCCGCGCCCGTATCCATCTGGACACCGTACGACGCCACCATTGTGCCCCGCACCAGCTCGCGCCTGCCGATCGGCAATACCTATCAGGTCCCGGTCAGCCTTCACCGCTGGGTGCCCCAGAACCCGAAGGTGATCGACATTGTCCGCACCGAACTCGCCGGCGCACTGGAGGACCCTGACGGGCGCTGACTCGACGGATCAGCTTTCCTGCATGAAGAAGTCCCGCAGATAGCGAAACAGTTTGCGCTGGTTGGTCGGTGCTTTCTTGTTCGCGATTTCTTTGTTGGCCTCGCGAATCAGGGCGCGCACCTGCTGGTGATCAGCGCCGGGATGGGCGTCGAAAAACGCACTTTGCGCCTCTTTCCCCTGTTCCAGCAACCGTTCCCGCCATTCTTCCGCCATACGGTCAAAACGCAGGTGCAGGTGGTCCTGTTCCCGGTGCTTCTCCAGTACCGCCTGGATCGCCTCGACATCGGCCTTGCGCATGAGTTTGCCGATGTACTGCAACTGGCGGCGGCGCGCTTCCCGGGACTTGATCCGGTGCATGGTGTCGATAGCCTCGCTCAGCACCGCATCCATGGGGACCTCGGCCAGCTTCGCCGGGTTCAGCTCGGTCAGCTGCTTGCCGAGTGCCTGCAGCTCGTGCATTTCCTGCTTGACCTGGGTTTTGCTTTTGAAATTCTCGTCCTCAAATTCGTCAAAAGCGCCGGGATCATCTGAATTGTGCATGGTATATCTCTGAAACAGTACTGGGGTAAACGGAACCTGAATAGGCTGCGCGTCAAATAAAAAACCAGGTCGCGAGGCCGAGGAAAGACATAAAGCCCACCACATCGGTGACCGTGGTCAGGGCCACGCCGCCGGCCAGGGCGGGGTCGATGCGCAGGGCACGCAGGGCCACCGGTAGGATAGTACCGGCGAAGGCCGCGGTGACCAGGTTGATGACCATGGCCGCTATGATAATCAGGGCAATGCGGGTATCGCCAAACCAGAGCGCGGCGATACCGCCCATCACCGCAGCCCAGAGAATCGCATTCAGCGCGCCACTGGCCAGCTCACGGGACAGGAGCCAGCTCAGGTTACTGCGCCCGACCTGGCCCAGGGCCATGCCGCGAATGATGACCGTGAGGGTCTGGCTGCCGGCGACACCGCCCATACTGGCGACAATCGGCATCAGTACGGCGAGGGCCACCACCTTGTCGATGGTGTCCTGAAACAGGTTGATGACCCAGGAAGCGAGCAGGGCGGTGAGCAGGTTGATGCCGAGCCAGATCGCGCGACGGGGCGCGGTGCGCTTTACCGGTGCGAAGGTGTCCTCTTCCTCGTCGAGGCCCGCCAGGCTCATCAGCGAGTGGTCGGCGTCTTCCCGGATCACGTCGACCACGTCGTCGATGGTGATCCGCCCCAGCAGGCGATTTTCCTCGTCCACCACCGGCGCGGTAATCCAGTCGTATTTGGTAAACAGGCGAGCCACTTCGTCGTCCGGCATATCGGCGGGAATGGGGTCCACGTCGGTGATCATGATTTCACGTACGGTGACGGAGGGATCTGTGGTCAGTAGTTTGGTCAGTGGCAGCAGGCCGATAAAGCGGTCTTTGCGGTTGACCACAAACAGGTTGTCGGTGGATTCGGGCAGCTGCTCGTGGCGGCGCAGGTAGCGCAGCACCACATCGAGGTGCAGGTTGGGGCGCACGGAGACAATTTCCGTGTCCATCAGGCCGCCGGCGGTCTCCTCGTCGTAAGCGAGGACGTCTTCCACCCGCTGGCGGTCGTGCTCGCTCATGGCAGACAGTACTTCCGCCATCACCCGCTCGGGCAATTGCTGGAGGATGTCTGCCACATCGTCCGCATTCAGCCCTTCCATCACGGCCACCATCTCCTCGGTGTCCATGGTGGAGAGAATCTGGCCCTGTACCTCGTCCGGCAGTTCCTGCAGTACCTCGCCCTCGACCTTGCGGTCGATCAGTTTCCACAGTACCTGGCGGATGCGCGGCGGCGAGCTCTCGAGCAGCTGGGCGATGCTTTGCGGGGAGAGTGAGGACAGCATGCGCTGCACTTCCCGCCCGGTGCCACTGTCCAGCGCCGCATACAGCGCACCGAGCTGGTTCTGAGCGCGGAATGAGATGTCGGCGTTGGAGGGCTTGGGCACGTAAACACCTGCTTGTTGGGGGGTACTGCGAGGGCCGGCATTATAAGGGTAGAAAGGGGGGCGGCAGGCGCCTTTTTATTCGCCCTCACCAAAGCGGTCGTTAATCAGCAGGCAGATGGCCTCGTGCGCAGCATCTTCATCGCGGCCGCAGATTTCCAGTTCCAGCTCCACGCCTTTGCCCGCGGCAAGCAGCATGAGTGCCATCACGCTTTTGCCGTCGACGGCCTTGCCCTGGCAGTGCACTTTCACTTCAGAGGAAAAGCGCGCGCTGGTCTGGGCAAACTTGCTCGCGGCGCGCGCGTGTAGCCCCAGTTTATTGATAATGGTGATGCGGCTTTTTTGCATGGTGGGTATCTATCGTATGCTCCGGCCCGGGCTCATTTTTGCTGTTCGCGGTGTCGAACCTGGATATTCTCGAAAATCCCGGCAAAGGCTTTGGCCAGCTGCTCCACCATGTACACCGAGCGGTGGCGGCCGCCAGTGCAACCGATCGATACCGAGGTATAGCTGCGGTTGCTCTGCTGATAACTGGGTAGCCAGCGTTCCAGGAACTGGGTGATGTCTCGCTGCATATCCCTGGTCTCCTGGTGAGACTGCAGGAATTCGGCCACTTCCGGGTCCATGCCGGTTTTGTTGCGCAGTTCCGGTATCCAGTAGGGGTTGGGCAGACAGCGCAGGTCAAACACCAGGTCCGCATCAACGGGCACACCGTGCTTGAAGCCAAAGGACTGGAACAGGATGGCCATGCCGGGTGAATCTTTGCCCACCACCCGGGATTTCATCTGGTCGCGCAGCTGATGCAGGGTGAGGCTACTGGTATCGATGACCAGGTCGGCCATGGATGCGAGCGGTGCCAGCAACTCCTTTTCACGATTCAGTGCTTCGAGCAGGTGGGTGTGGCTGTCACTCAGGGGGTGTTTGCGGCGGGTTTCACTGAAGCGCTGCACCAGTACCGGCGAGCGCGCATCCAGATAGATGACGTCGCAATCGATACCGCTGTCGCGCAGGTCGTTGATGACTTTGGGGGCCTGGCGCACGTCGTGCCACAGGTTGCGGGCGTCGATACCGAGCGCCAGCTGGGTGTTTTCCTGCGAGGGTTGCTCGGTTACCCGGCGGATCAGTTCGGGCAGC
The nucleotide sequence above comes from Microbulbifer salipaludis. Encoded proteins:
- the mgtE gene encoding magnesium transporter, with protein sequence MSFRAQNQLGALYAALDSGTGREVQRMLSSLSPQSIAQLLESSPPRIRQVLWKLIDRKVEGEVLQELPDEVQGQILSTMDTEEMVAVMEGLNADDVADILQQLPERVMAEVLSAMSEHDRQRVEDVLAYDEETAGGLMDTEIVSVRPNLHLDVVLRYLRRHEQLPESTDNLFVVNRKDRFIGLLPLTKLLTTDPSVTVREIMITDVDPIPADMPDDEVARLFTKYDWITAPVVDEENRLLGRITIDDVVDVIREDADHSLMSLAGLDEEEDTFAPVKRTAPRRAIWLGINLLTALLASWVINLFQDTIDKVVALAVLMPIVASMGGVAGSQTLTVIIRGMALGQVGRSNLSWLLSRELASGALNAILWAAVMGGIAALWFGDTRIALIIIAAMVINLVTAAFAGTILPVALRALRIDPALAGGVALTTVTDVVGFMSFLGLATWFFI
- a CDS encoding HPr family phosphocarrier protein; amino-acid sequence: MQKSRITIINKLGLHARAASKFAQTSARFSSEVKVHCQGKAVDGKSVMALMLLAAGKGVELELEICGRDEDAAHEAICLLINDRFGEGE
- the rapZ gene encoding RNase adapter RapZ codes for the protein MRLVIISGRSGSGKSSALQLLEDVGFNCIDNLPASLLPELIRRVTEQPSQENTQLALGIDARNLWHDVRQAPKVINDLRDSGIDCDVIYLDARSPVLVQRFSETRRKHPLSDSHTHLLEALNREKELLAPLASMADLVIDTSSLTLHQLRDQMKSRVVGKDSPGMAILFQSFGFKHGVPVDADLVFDLRCLPNPYWIPELRNKTGMDPEVAEFLQSHQETRDMQRDITQFLERWLPSYQQSNRSYTSVSIGCTGGRHRSVYMVEQLAKAFAGIFENIQVRHREQQK